The Leptospira ryugenii genome includes the window CCGAATCACAACCTGGATACCATTCTCTTCCAGTATAGAAATCAGTTCCGAATGTTTTGGCTTCGCGTCTTCTAAAATTGAATCCAATTCTTTTTTTTGAAGCAAGTCTCCTTCATACTGCGAACGAACCGTACGCCTTTTTTCTAAAAAAGGAAAAAGAGAGTCTTGACTATTTGCTTTTGAGAGAATTGGGAATCGAACATCCAATCCATTTCGTTGGGGAACCAATTTAATTTTGGCGATTGGCTTTTTGCCTATGTCTTTCTTTGCATAGGATCCCTCTGGGAAGAAGGTAAAGCGAGCCTCATAACCCATAGAGCTTGCACCTATTGCTAGACATTCTAAAAATGTTCCCTGGCCGATGTGGATTTGGCGTGTGCTGGGATCTGTGATAGGCAGGAGCCGTGTTTCATCAACATACAAAAGCATTTCTTCGGGATTTACTATTTTGAACTTCCAGGCTTGTGTATTGTGTGGGTTTGGTGCCGTAATCCCATATAAAATTGCGTTTAGGATTGGTTCCTCAAAGACGGTATATTGATCCTTGTTTGCCGTTTTATTTTTTTCCATTTGTCTTGGAAAGGCAAAGCTGCACTGTTTTAAAAAGGCTAAGGCCGTCATGGTGATACCGGCTTGGGAAAGAAATTGCATACGATTGATTTGAT containing:
- a CDS encoding Acg family FMN-binding oxidoreductase, whose amino-acid sequence is MNQINRMQFLSQAGITMTALAFLKQCSFAFPRQMEKNKTANKDQYTVFEEPILNAILYGITAPNPHNTQAWKFKIVNPEEMLLYVDETRLLPITDPSTRQIHIGQGTFLECLAIGASSMGYEARFTFFPEGSYAKKDIGKKPIAKIKLVPQRNGLDVRFPILSKANSQDSLFPFLEKRRTVRSQYEGDLLQKKELDSILEDAKPKHSELISILEENGIQVVIRQAMDAMRIETLNVRTADESRIWFRFNDKEIQTKRDGIALPDQAVTGFQRWMLESFFMGPEPEKFHNKTGVSQFLAAYEKKIQSAKGILIWKTQSNGFEDWVKVGRDYVRFQLAAEKNGFVIHPMSQIVQEYQEMDELRKSFEAQFQIGKQQKIQMIARIGRSEYKYFTPRRELKSMLI